The Impatiens glandulifera chromosome 8, dImpGla2.1, whole genome shotgun sequence genome includes a window with the following:
- the LOC124911712 gene encoding F-box protein CPR1-like, producing MKDAVKKVVTNGNGGRRRGIKRSHLRFHYDPSSYALNFEEDDQDGYCGNLVREESVNTKLSSSSSTMAPVLRKLFTKEMWEKKLDKHSSSLIHLHVSNSSMMKKMVQLSNEIIEEIFCRLPVKSLFRFRTLSKSCLFLISSPYFVKLHLKQSVKTKSNISLLQKHYDLYRVDLDSLQDGDVLQPVEINPIPSFGNYTLKILNYRLKCSCDGLLCMSNIHDNNNVFLWNPSIRKCIKLPYTFIDLANQVSIPITYCDYRIGYVNTNDDYNIVRIAYRGRCSMVDYEFKVYSLRSNSWHRLEKFLYVPDFFSFGDSIVGGALHWISIVKSEDLIVAFHLGTEKYRMLSHPEYRGPYYRLYLDNFEGCLSLTCYYKSFDVDVFLLKEYGEKNEYWSRLITLSYATFLQIHHPFKLVAYSKSRKKILLEMDYMRHVLYNVEQKLTVEIKVDRMGPIIKLHTFVESLVSLDVPAPGYMGSGVKSQPIIVEEPDEMNALE from the exons ATGAAAGATGCAGTGAAGAAAGTGGTTACTAATGgcaatggaggaagaagaagaggaatcAAAAGAAGCCATTTGAGATTTCATTATGATCCATCAAGTTATGCCCTAAACTTTGAAGAAGACGACCAAGACGGTTACTGTGGCAATTTGGTCAGAGAAGAATCCGTTAATACtaaactttcttcttcatcttcgaCTATG GCTCCTGTTCTTAGGAAACTTTTTACAAAGGAGATGTGGGAGAAAAAGCTTGATAAACATTCTTCATCTTTGATTCATTTACATGTATCAAATTCATCGATGATG AAGAAGATGGTGCAATTATCGAATGAGATTATAGAAGAGATTTTTTGTCGATTGCCTGTTAAGAGTCTGTTCCGTTTTAGAACTCTATCTAAATCATGTCTTTTTTTGATCAGCAGCCCCTATTTTGTCAAATTGCATCTGAAACAATCTGTCAAAACCAAGAGCAACATTAGCCTTTTACAAAAGCACTATGATCTCTATCGGGTGGATCTTGATTCCCTCCAAGATGGTGATGTTCTTCAACCGGTGGAGATCAATCCCATTCCGAGTTTTGGGAATTATACACTGAAGATTTTGAATTATAGACTTAAATGTTCCTGTGATGGCTTGCTTTGCATGTCAAATATCCATGACAATAACAATGTCTTCTTATGGAATCCATCAATAAGAAAATGTATAAAACTGCCTTACACATTTATTGATTTGGCAAACCAGGTTAGTATTCCCATCACTTATTGTGATTATCGAATTGGATATGTTAACACCAATGATGATTACAATATAGTGAGAATTGCATATAGAGGTAGATGCAGCATGGTCGATTACGAGTTTAAGGTTTACAGTTTGAGATCAAATTCTTGGCATAGGCTAGAGAAGTTTCTTTATGTTCCGGATTTTTTTAGCTTTGGAGATTCCATTGTTGGTGGAGCTCTGCACTGGATCTCAATTGTGAAATCAGAAGATTTGATTGTTGCCTTTCATCTTGGGACAGAGAAATACAGAATGCTTTCACATCCGGAATACCGCGGTCCTTATTATAGGTTGTATTTGGATAATTTTGAAGGATGTCTTTCTTTAACTTGTTATTACAAATCATTTGATGTGGATGTGTTTTTGCTGAAAGAATATGGTGAGAAGAATGAATATTGGTCGAGATTGATTACACTGTCATATGCAACTTTTTTACAGATTCATCACCCTTTTAAACTTGTCGCTTATTCGAAGAGTCGTAAGAAAATACTGTTGGAGATGGATTATATGAGGCATGTTTTGTATAATGTAGAACAAAAGTTAACTGTAGAAATTAAGGTTGATCGTATGGGACCCATAATTAAGCTACATACTTTCGTTGAGAGTCTCGTCTCTCTCGATGTTCCAGCACCT GGATACATGGGAAGTGGTGTAAAATCGCAGCCGATAATTGTTGAAGAACCAGACGAAATGAATGCTTTGGAATGA